The Nymphaea colorata isolate Beijing-Zhang1983 unplaced genomic scaffold, ASM883128v2 scaffold0682, whole genome shotgun sequence region TGAAGGAGATACACGGtttaaataatgaaagatccaatatttcaaaattgtatctAGAATGACCGGAAAGGTAGAAACGAGACCGGATATAATTTTATCATTCTGAACAAATCCAAAATCTTTGTAGAACGAACCAATCATTAGTTCCCAAGCGTGGGGCGAATGGAATCCAATACATAAATCGGTTAATAAGAGAATGGAAAAAGCTTTTATTGTGTCGCTTAAGTTATAGAGGAATTCCTGAACCCAAGAATTCAGAGTGATAAGTTCTTCATTACCCAGAATAGAATAAGCACTTAGAATAGCGAAACAGGTTATATTTGTCGAGAAATgcaaaataatatgtatatgatCTTGATTGTGCATTCTTACCAATTGTATCGTTTCTTTGTGGATTCCTATACGAAGCTTTTGTATATGTGTCTCCGGATACTCCTTTATCATTTCGTCCAACAAGAAAAGTTCTTCTAATTTGATGAATCCTTCTAgaatgttcttttcttgaatatcatTCAAAAAGTTTCGGATTGGCTGGTATTCCACCAATTAGTCACCCAAGGTTCCATACTTttattaaatgagagagaaattccCCAAGGCAGAAATACGATAGATGCAAGATATGGTAGGGGATTCAATGCTTTCTTTTTCGTCACTTCCAATCCGTGAATTGTTAATGAACCTGATTCATTTGTTGACTATGTCTGATATTTGTATGATGTATGAAGCACGAGTTCTATAACGAGGTATGGAACCTATGGATCTATTTTCCATTGTGTAATTTGTTTAGTCCTTGTCTCCAGAAATGGAATAAGGGTTAATTTATTTCGAATGCGGAGGTAATGAAATAGTGGCCCAGACATCTCAATCGGTCAAATTCGGATCAATTGCATGTtcatttggtctttttgatgaaTGCCAGAAAGAAGCACTTGAAGTAACAAACATGAATATTATTCGTATTTCGAGAAAAACTCTTTTGTTATATCAATCAATTATTTCGAATTGTTTCACTGATTATCCACATCCCAGGAATAATCGAGGGGATAATTCTGAAAAATACCGATGATGAAATCCGAAATAGTCGGCAAAACGGGAGTGGTTCTAAAAAATCCAATTGTTTGGTCATCAAGAAACAAGCATTAAGAAAgatgaataaaaagaaaggtgaCAAAAGAGGGATAATTTACTGGGTATGATCCATCTTATCTTCATCTATTCTTATCTTCATCTATATATAATGTAATGTATTGATTCGAAATATTGGTCCTAAAATCCTAAAATATGGATTCTGTACTCTGACCTGATATATGTGATGAATACATACTTATGAAACTtgttaataatatgaaaatgaaagaattcaGTGGAATTTCATACGCatgaaaaatagttttgatGGACTAAAATCACTTCATGGTATGATTGTTCCATAAGTCCACCTGCTCCATGGTACGCAGGACATGGTATTTCCATCGGGATGTGGGAAATAGGATTTAACTAAATGTTTTCATCAAAGGAGCGAAACATCAGTTATAgttatattaaaagaaaaaaagaaaaagggattcttgggttccctccctctccctcgtgACGAGGAGCACTCATTCCTcgatttctttgtttcatttcaaaataCTTCAATTGGTACGCGCAAAAAATAGGCCGATTCGGCAgctttttgttcaatttctcGTGGAGTTAAATTCTCATCGGTACGCGTCAATGGAATGTCTCCCCGGCCCCCAATTTCCATATAAAGGACACGGCGAGGAAAAAGACCCTCTTTCACTTCTATTCTGATCGAACGGATATCTCTTATACGGAATCGAAAGAAGATGCGACGATTTCTTCCAGGAAATCCCCAACGAAAAATACACActattccttcttttctatcGAATTTGTCATAACCGCTACCTACACTCCACAAAATTGTGCACCACAAATAGGAGCTAATGAATAGACCCGCGATACCGTAGAAACACATTACGATCCCTTGTGGAAAAAAAACGATTTGCTGAGATGGGAATAAGGATATCAGATTCCTACCAAAATAACTGGAAGTTCCAACCAATAAAAATCCTAGTGAACCTAAAAAAAGGATACAGGCCCAGCAGAAGTTACTTATTTTTCTAGAACCCGTTATAAGTTCTATCCATATATGTTCTGATCGCCAATTCATACTAGATTAGATCGAGTTTCATTCTATTGGAATTGAGAGAATCATCAAAATGAGTTTTTTGGCTCCCAAAGTAACTTTCATCCGCTAATACTATCACGATGTAAATCATCAATCAGGATTCATTCATCAAATCAGTTAGATAGAACTAACATCTCCACCCATTCAAACTAGCATCAccctcattcatatgatctagATATATCTATTTACATATCATTatcatacataatatatattccAGATATCCGATCGACCCGTTGAAATAAAAGTCGAGCTATAGATGCATAAACATGGATTGATCCATATGATCATCTATTTACATTTGTGGTTTGTGTCCGAAGTCCGAAGCCGCATGTCGTACCATTCCcattaaatgaaatgaaaatctgTATTATGATCCAAAGATTGAAATAAATTGATGAGATTGGAGCCCATCATATCTAGACAATCTTGTTTTTTTGAAcatggaaaaataaagaaaccattgCAATTGCCGGAAATAATAGGCCTACTAAAGGCACAAAAATAGAGGGTAAGTTGAGATCTGTCATAGAATCGGTGCCTCGGTGTATTTAATTGATACTTCTCTTTGTTATAAAGATatctattataattatatattataattataagtatattaatataatattctAAGTTATTAGAATATGAGTGCAAAGAATGTGGATCTAAACTAAATAGAAATTAGTGTACTTACCCATCCTTTTCCGGGAAATATATGTATGAGAAGAGAATCTTATTATTCTTATTCCTCccttatgtttctaaacaaatttcttctcaagGATTCGTTATAATTTGATCCAACAAGGATTCATATTACAAATGTATGATTCTCGGGAGATATAGAAGTGTTGCATATTGATTTCTATATCTTAGTTAGGTTGGAACATTTGATATGTAacaaggggaagggggcttttTTGGATTTCTCTAATTTGGATTTCTCCGAAGGAAAAAGACACTACTTTGATCTTTTATCCTGCTCTGTTGCTAAAGGGTCCGTCCCTGATCTGATTACTCATTAGTAAAGGTaggataaaagaaaagatggatcTGGAGAAAAAATCCTCTGAAACTTCTGATTCTTACTACTTCACTACAATTACAAATTGTCTTTATGCCAGCAAAGAAAGCTCCATCCTTGCTACTTCAATTCTGATAAACGAAATGAACTACTTTTTTGCCTACAAATAACTAAATCTATCGCTCTACTACTTTTTGACTTGAATTTCTTTGGTTCAAGTTCAAGGGCGGGGAAAGAACCCATGGAACTGAAATAACTCACTCGGAACACCTTTTAAAAGATTACGCGGTACGATTGGATCAAATAAACCCTTATTGAATAAATACTCCGCTACTTGTGAACCCTCAGGTACTGTCTTCTTCAATGTTTGTTCAATTACTCTTTTACCCGCGAATGCAATGTAAGCATTGGGTTCGGCAATAATGATATCTCCCAACATACCAAAACTGGCTGTCACTCCACCAGTTGTAGGGGATGTAAGGATTGATACATagaataatttttatttgattgataatTGTATAAAGCGGAAGATATTTTAGCCATTTGCATCAAGCTCAAACTTCCTTCTTGCATGCGCGCTCCTCCAGAAGCACACACCATAATAACTGGGAGAGATCTATCAGTAGCATACTCGATCAAACGTGTAATTTTCTCGCCTACTACGGATCCCATACTACCCCCATGAACTTAAAATCCATAACACCAATTGCTATAGGAATACCATTGAGTTTGCCTATGCCTGTTTGAACAGCCTCAGCCAAACCCGTCTCTATTTGATAAGAATTGATACGATCCCTATAAGGGTCCTCCTCAGAATGAAATTCAATAGGGTCCATAGAGACCATGTTTTCATCCATAGGGGCCCAAGTGCCTGGATCAATCAAAAGTTCGATTCTATCTGAGCTACTCATTTTCAAGTGGTATCCACATTGTTCacaaatattcatttttgaactaaaaaatttctTATAATTTAATCCATAACAATTTTCACATTGAACCCATAAATGTCTGTATCTTTATTTCTATCTAAATCATTATGTCTTCCGAAATCACTGTCACTAACACCACTAGTTTTTAGATTGGAGCTCCCACGGTCACTACCCCTTTCACTATCGCTACAAATGTAACTATAAATGTAATTGTCACTTGAATTGTTGCTACCATTTGGAATGCAACTATCCATATTGGTTTCAGAACGAATATAACTGTCAATGCAACTATTTATGTGACTCTTCCAACTATGCCTAGTATCATACACGTAATGATCATAATAGCGATTGTAACTCTTAGACCcattatttagattcagataacTAGAAAATAAACTTTCTAGTTCACCCAGAAAGTAACTATCAGTGTCAATCtcaaaaatctgattttcaatATCGAAATATATGGAATAACTGTCACCATTACTATCCCTAACCCAAAAAGTCTCACCAGAGATGAGACTCCAAACGTCCTTGACACCGCCCAAGTTGAGTAAATAATCAACATTACTGCAACTATAACTGCCCCTACCACTCCAACTATTAACGTTTTTCTCACTATCATTTATAATGGGTTCTTCACTCCCGCTGGTATTTCCAATAGGGCCAAGACTCGCACTTAGTCCACACCTGCGCCCTAAATCCTCATTAGACAACATTGAATTTAACCACCATTTTTCCATAAAGCCCCTCCGCCTCCTGTTTGGAAATACAATACAATATATGAATAGTCATTCGCTGAATAATCTACTATTTCATTTCCGATCGGAATAAGCATATGGATCCAATTCTTAggattattatctcatactctaATACTAATAATAAGAAGTGAGTATTGAAAGAAATGATTCCTTTTTTGTCTTATGGAAGCCGGAGTATCACTCACTACACTATCACTATATATGATATAATGGAATCTTTTCTTCActtcaataataaattaaataaagatCAATTAAAACAGAGGTTTTTCTCCCATGTCGTAGACAAATACTCATTagaaagatagaaagaaagatcTGTTCCCTCCTCTGAataattttgtatatattatgaatattaGTTTCTATTGAAACATGGAACGAAAAGGACAATATACGGGATGAGTAGAAGGAGTTGTGACCCTTAGCTTGATCTATAGTCCACAACTAGAGAGAATATCAAATGATCCGCCAATCCCGAGGATCCATGGGTTCATTATGGATCCAACAATAGAAAGATTGAACTCTTTAGTTTTAAAGAgaagattttaattttagatCTTGCTTGCATACTGCATAGCATACGTATGTACATATTGATATATGCAAATACATAGGAGCCTTATTCTTTAGTTGGTTCGGCTCAATCCTTTTATTTAGTAAAAGATTGGGCCGagtttaattttaattggtggAACGAACGGGAATCCGAATCACTGAATTACAAGACATCCATTGcttcgaattcaaatttgatctctTTCCATACCTCACAAGCAGCAGCCAGTTCAGGACTCCATTTGCTAGCTTCACGAATAATTTCATTACCTTCACGAGCAAGATCACGTCCCTCATTACGAGCTTGTACACACGCTTCTAAAGCTACCCTATTAGCTACTGCACCAGGTGCATTCCCCAAGGGTGTCCCAAAGTTCCTCCACCGAACTGTAGCACGGAATCATCCCCAAATATCTCGGTCAGGGCAGGCATATGCCAAACGTGAATACCCCCTGAAGCCACGGGCAGAACACCTGGCATAGATACCCAATCTTGAGTGAAATAAATACCGCGACTCCggtctttttcaataaaatcatcACGTAGTAAATCAACAAAGCCCAAAGTGACATCTCGTTCCCCTTCCAGTTTACCTACTACGGTACCAGAGTGAATATGATCCCCCCAGACATACGCAACGCTTTAGCTAGTACACGGAAGTGAATACCATGATTCCTCTGTCTATCAATAACTGCATGCATTGCGCGGTGGATGTGAAGAAGTAGGCCATTGTCTCGGCAATAATGAGCCAAGCTAGTATTTGCGGTGAATCCCCCTGTTAGTAGTCATGCATTACGATAGGAACTCCCAACTCTCGGGCACATACCGCCCTTTTGATCATTTCTTCGGATGTACCTGCAGTAGCATTCAAGTAATGTCCTTTAATTTCACCTGTTTCGGCCTGCGCTTTATAAATAGCTTCGGCGCAAAATAAGAAACGGTCTCTCCAACGCATAAACGGTTGGGAGTTCACGTTTTCATCATCCTTGGTAAAATCAAGTCCACCACGGAGACACTCATAAACCGCTCTCCCATAGTTCTTTGCGGATAACCCCAATTTTGGTTTAATAGTACATCCCAATAGGGGACGACCATACTTGTTCAATTTATCTCTCTCAACTTGGATTCCATGAGGTGGGCCCTGGAAAGTTTAGAATAAGCAGGAGGAATTCTCAGATCCTCCAGACGTAGAGCTCGTAGGCTTTGAACCCAAATACATTACCCACAATGGAAGTAAACATGTTAGTAACAGAACCTTCTTCAAAAGGTCCAAAGGATAAGCTACATAAGCAATATATTGATTTTCCTCCCCAGCAACAGGCTCGATGTGGTAGCATCGTCCTTTGTAACGATCAAGGCTGGTAAGTCCATCGGTCCACACAGTTGTCCATGTACCAGTGGAAGATTCGGCAGCCACCGCAGCTCCTGCTTCCTCAGGCGGAACTCCAGGTTGAGGAGTTACTCGGAATGCTGCCAAGATATCAGTAGCAAGGGTTTCATAATCAGGAGTGTAATAAGTCAATCTGTAATCTTTAACACCAGCTTTGAATCCAACACTTGCTTTAGTTTCTGTTTTGGTGACATAAGTTCCTCCCCACAACTCATGAATTAAGAATTCTCACAACAACCGGGGTCTACTCGACATGGATTAGGCGTGAATGAAACCTTTCACAGCAATCCCTGACAAAATTCTCAACTAATATCAACTAATTAGAAATTGAAATGCTTCATTAGTGGACCATAGTATTTGATTCGTCAAATGTATCATTATTGTATACTGTTTCATATGTATGGCGCAACCCAACCCCTTTTTCTCAAGTTCCTAATTGGTCTCCTTCtgctttttttcgtttttttatctattttatctACTAAACAAACcaattaatataataaaaaattgactCTTGACAGTGatatatgttgtatatgtatatcgtatatgtgaaaaaatatacagaatacaaaatggaaagaagactaggcgaaaataaaaaaataaggaagatCAGCGGATGAGATATCAATAATGACTCATAAATCAAGTTCGGGTTCGAATtccatacattatatatatccatatatatataattctagatgggattgtttctctttctaatgaTAGATAAATGAAAGACTTCCTCATGATCCTTATTTACCTACTCGTACTCGATATTTCGAATATCGATTGGGTTGGGTGAACTTGAAAATTCATTCATTGAATCAAATCAGTAAGCGATTGAATTGGATTCGATTGAATAGTACCAACAAAATCGAGCGCTAACTCCCATTTCTTATTGAATTAACCGATCAACTTGCTATCGTACATTTTCGGTTCGGTAATATTCGCAAAAACTTTAGACATAGTTCAGTTTTTTATGAGAACAAATCCTACTACTTCTGGTCTCGGAGTTTCAACACTTGTGGAAAAAAATCAGGGACGTATCGCTCAAATCATTGGTCCAGTACTGGATGTAGCTTTTCCCCGGGAAGATGCCTAATATTTACAACTCTTTGGTAGTTAAGGGTCGAGATACCGCAGGTCAGGAAATTAATGTGACTTGTGAGGTACAGCAATTATTAGGAAATAATCGAGTTAGAGCTGTAGCTATGAGTGCTACAGATGGGCTGACGAGAGGAATGGAAGTGATTGACACGGGAGCTCCTCTAAGTGTTCCAGTCGGTGGAGCCACTCTAGGACGAATTTTCAATGTTCTTGGAGAACCTGTTGATAATTTAGGTCCTGTAGATACTCGCACAACATCTCCTATTCATAGACCCGCACCCGCTTTTACACAATTAGATACAAAAttatcaatctttgaaacgggcATTAAAGTGGTGGATCTTTTAGCGCCTTATCGGCGTGGGGGAAAAATCGGACTATTCGGGGGAGCCGGAGTGGGTAAAACAGTACTCATCATggaattaatcaacaacatTGCCAAAGCTCATGGGGTGTATCCGTATTCGGCGGAGTAGGAGAACGCACTCGTGAAGGAAATGATCTTtacatggaaatgaaagaatCCGGGGtgattaatgaagaaaatattgcagAATCTAAAGTAGCTCTAGTATATGGACAGATGAATGAACCCCGGGAGCTCGTATGAGAGTCGGTTTGACTGCCCTAACCATGGCGGAATATTTCCGTGATGTTAATGAACAAGACGTACTTCTATTTATTGACAATATCTTTCGCTTCGTTCAAGCGGGGTCAGAAGTATCTGCCTTATTAGGTAGAATGCCTTCCGCCGTGGGTTATCAGCCTACCCTGAGTACAGAAATGGGTTCTTTGCAAGAAAGAATTACTTCTACTAAAGAGGGATCTATAACTTCCATTCAAGCAGTTTATGTACCTGCGGACGATTTGACTGATCCTGCTCCTGCCA contains the following coding sequences:
- the LOC126409635 gene encoding LOW QUALITY PROTEIN: chloroplast envelope membrane protein-like (The sequence of the model RefSeq protein was modified relative to this genomic sequence to represent the inferred CDS: inserted 1 base in 1 codon), which encodes MEQSTNESGSLTIHGLEVTKKKALNPLPYLASIVFLPWGISLSFNKSMEPWVTNWWNTSQSETFXNDIQEKNILEGFIKLEELFLLDEMIKEYPETHIQKLRIGIHKETIQLVRMHNQDHIHIILHFSTNITCFAILSAYSILGNEELITLNSWVQEFLYNLSDTIKAFSILLLTDLCIGFHSPHAWELMIGSFYKDFGFVQNDKIISGLVSTFPVILDTILKYWIFHYLNRVSPSLVVIYHSLNE